One window of Nostoc sp. C052 genomic DNA carries:
- a CDS encoding PspA/IM30 family protein, with protein MGLFDRIKRVVSSNLNDLVNKAEDPEKMLEQAILEMQEDLVQLRQGVAQTIAAQKRSEKQYSDAQNEINKWQRNAQLALQKGDENLARQALERKKTYTDTSAALKASLDTQSTQVETLKRNLIQLESKISEAKTKKEMLRARITTAKAQEQLQNMVSGMNTSSAMSAFERMEEKVLMQEARAQSAGELAGADLESQFARLEGSSDVDDELAALKAQMLPPATPQNQAQLPPQQQTPAPNPKSNEVVDAELDSLRKQLDQL; from the coding sequence ATGGGATTATTCGATCGCATTAAGCGAGTAGTTAGTTCTAACCTCAACGACCTGGTTAACAAAGCCGAAGACCCCGAAAAAATGCTAGAGCAAGCCATCCTGGAAATGCAGGAAGACTTGGTACAACTGCGTCAGGGAGTAGCCCAGACCATCGCCGCCCAAAAACGCAGTGAGAAACAGTATAGCGATGCTCAAAATGAAATCAATAAGTGGCAACGCAATGCTCAACTGGCGCTGCAAAAAGGTGATGAAAACCTAGCACGACAAGCTTTAGAACGCAAGAAGACTTATACGGATACCAGTGCTGCCCTCAAAGCTAGTTTAGATACCCAAAGCACTCAAGTTGAAACCCTCAAGCGCAACTTAATCCAGCTGGAAAGCAAAATTTCTGAGGCTAAGACCAAGAAAGAAATGCTGAGAGCAAGAATCACCACTGCCAAAGCCCAAGAGCAACTCCAAAACATGGTAAGTGGGATGAATACCAGCAGTGCTATGTCTGCCTTTGAGCGGATGGAAGAAAAAGTCTTGATGCAAGAAGCTCGTGCCCAGTCAGCAGGAGAGTTAGCAGGAGCAGATTTAGAAAGCCAATTTGCCCGGTTGGAAGGTAGTAGCGATGTTGATGATGAATTGGCAGCTTTGAAAGCACAAATGTTACCACCCGCAACTCCCCAAAATCAAGCCCAACTGCCACCGCAACAACAAACCCCTGCTCCTAATCCTAAGTCTAATGAGGTGGTTGATGCCGAGTTGGATTCCCTACGAAAACAATTGGATCAACTGTAA
- a CDS encoding PspA/IM30 family protein, whose amino-acid sequence MELINRILRVIRANFNSLISGAEDPEKILEQAVLEMQENLMQLRQGVAQAIATQKRTERQATAAQSQTEEWYRRAQLALQQGSEPLAREALTKRQAYKETTTALYSQIEQQNEIVVRLKKDMRSLELKIAEAKTKKDMYIARARSAEASYRLQEMLGTTSTTSSLSAFERMEEKVLQIEAQSEAIAKLSSDDLETQFTSLESNDVDTELAAMKVKVLKEAESTQHESLLIEESQKTAQPPQQQLPKTQDS is encoded by the coding sequence ATGGAATTAATCAACCGTATTCTGCGGGTGATTCGCGCTAATTTCAATAGTTTGATTAGTGGTGCAGAAGATCCAGAAAAGATTTTGGAGCAAGCTGTTCTGGAGATGCAGGAAAATCTGATGCAGTTGCGGCAGGGTGTTGCACAAGCGATCGCTACCCAGAAACGCACTGAACGCCAGGCAACGGCTGCCCAATCTCAAACAGAAGAATGGTATCGTCGTGCCCAATTGGCGCTACAGCAAGGCAGCGAACCTCTAGCACGCGAAGCATTGACTAAGCGCCAAGCTTATAAAGAAACTACTACAGCCCTATATTCCCAGATAGAGCAGCAAAACGAGATAGTAGTTAGGCTAAAAAAGGATATGCGATCGCTAGAGTTAAAAATTGCCGAGGCAAAAACTAAAAAAGATATGTATATTGCTCGCGCTCGTTCTGCTGAAGCATCTTATCGCCTCCAGGAAATGCTCGGCACAACTTCTACCACTAGCAGTCTGAGTGCCTTTGAGCGGATGGAAGAAAAAGTTTTACAGATAGAAGCTCAATCAGAAGCCATAGCTAAACTTAGTAGCGACGACTTGGAAACACAATTTACTTCTTTGGAATCTAATGATGTAGATACCGAATTGGCAGCGATGAAGGTAAAGGTTCTCAAGGAGGCAGAAAGCACACAGCACGAAAGTCTACTCATTGAGGAAAGCCAAAAGACAGCGCAACCTCCCCAACAGCAGTTACCCAAAACTCAGGACTCTTGA
- a CDS encoding DUF721 domain-containing protein has protein sequence MSLKSINDILGILEKQAKWQEQPFQLLLKCWTEVVGPVVAANTRPLSIQRDVLSVATSSAAWAQNLTFSRTSLLLKLNKKLPTPLLDIRFSTAGWQNRSVERKQQQSVSPNEHPSYLGDEIKHPDATPTKDVNAAFGHWTKIVRSRSHGLPLCPQCQSPTPAGELQRWQVCSICAAKRF, from the coding sequence ATGTCGTTGAAATCAATTAATGATATTTTAGGGATTCTGGAAAAGCAGGCTAAATGGCAGGAGCAACCATTTCAACTGCTACTCAAGTGTTGGACAGAAGTTGTTGGCCCTGTGGTTGCTGCAAACACTCGGCCATTGTCGATTCAGCGTGATGTTTTGTCGGTAGCAACTTCTAGTGCTGCTTGGGCGCAAAACTTGACTTTTAGTCGCACATCTTTACTTTTAAAGTTAAATAAAAAGCTGCCAACGCCTTTGCTTGATATTCGCTTCTCTACTGCTGGCTGGCAAAATCGATCAGTGGAGAGAAAACAGCAACAATCTGTTTCGCCCAATGAGCATCCCAGTTATCTTGGTGATGAGATTAAACACCCTGATGCTACACCCACGAAGGATGTGAATGCGGCTTTTGGACATTGGACGAAGATTGTGCGATCGCGATCGCATGGCTTACCCCTTTGTCCCCAATGTCAATCTCCCACCCCAGCAGGGGAACTCCAACGCTGGCAAGTCTGTTCTATCTGTGCTGCTAAACGGTTTTGA
- the menB gene encoding 1,4-dihydroxy-2-naphthoyl-CoA synthase yields the protein MQINWQTAKTYDDILYQKADGIAKITINRPHKRNAFRPETVFELYDAFCNAREDTTIGVVLFTGYGPHTDGKYAFCSGGDQSVRGHAGYVDNTGIPRLNVLDLQRLIRSMPKVVIALVAGYAIGGGHVLHLICDLTIAADNAIFGQTGPKVGSFDGGFGASYLARIVGQKKAREIWFLCRQYDAQQALEMGLINCVVPVEQLEAEGIQWAQEILEKSPIAIRCLKAAFNADCDGQAGLQELAGNATLLYYMTEEGSEGKQAFLEKRPPDFRSFPWLP from the coding sequence ATGCAAATTAACTGGCAAACTGCCAAAACCTACGACGATATTCTGTATCAAAAAGCTGATGGCATTGCAAAAATCACCATCAACCGTCCCCACAAACGCAATGCTTTCCGTCCTGAAACTGTCTTTGAACTGTACGACGCTTTCTGTAATGCTCGTGAAGATACTACTATTGGTGTTGTCCTATTTACTGGCTATGGCCCACATACTGATGGCAAATATGCCTTCTGTTCTGGTGGCGATCAAAGCGTGCGGGGACATGCAGGTTACGTGGATAATACTGGCATACCTCGCTTGAATGTGCTGGACTTACAACGCCTGATTCGTTCCATGCCGAAAGTGGTGATTGCTTTAGTGGCTGGATATGCGATCGGTGGTGGACACGTTCTACACTTGATTTGCGACCTGACCATCGCCGCCGATAACGCTATTTTCGGACAAACTGGGCCGAAAGTTGGTAGTTTCGACGGTGGTTTTGGAGCCAGCTATCTCGCCCGCATCGTGGGACAAAAAAAAGCTAGAGAAATTTGGTTTCTCTGCCGCCAATATGATGCACAACAAGCGCTAGAAATGGGCTTAATTAATTGTGTTGTTCCAGTGGAACAACTAGAAGCGGAAGGTATTCAATGGGCGCAGGAGATTTTAGAAAAAAGCCCGATCGCAATTCGGTGTCTCAAAGCCGCCTTCAATGCTGATTGTGACGGACAAGCTGGTTTACAAGAACTCGCTGGCAACGCCACCCTACTTTATTACATGACAGAAGAAGGGTCTGAAGGCAAACAAGCCTTTCTCGAAAAGCGTCCACCAGATTTTCGCTCTTTCCCTTGGTTGCCTTAG
- a CDS encoding GUN4 domain-containing protein: MQELLAAGKWKEANEETRIAMLKVAGRSKQGYFELENIENFPSHQLYIIDQLWVVYSKGHFGFSVQKDIWQNVQKDWHKFGIRVKWAEFNEWKDFKWISSDDLTFNLKVSQGHLPAIFPCITQSRGFSANLVWSLLSRQDL; this comes from the coding sequence TTGCAAGAATTACTAGCTGCTGGTAAATGGAAAGAAGCTAATGAAGAAACCAGAATAGCTATGCTAAAGGTAGCTGGTCGAAGTAAACAAGGTTACTTTGAGCTAGAAAATATTGAAAACTTTCCATCTCATCAGCTTTACATTATTGATCAACTTTGGGTAGTTTATAGCAAAGGTCACTTTGGCTTTAGTGTACAGAAAGACATCTGGCAAAATGTACAGAAAGACTGGCATAAGTTTGGTATTCGTGTCAAATGGGCAGAGTTTAATGAGTGGAAGGATTTCAAATGGATATCGAGTGATGATCTAACCTTCAATCTAAAAGTATCTCAAGGACACCTTCCTGCTATATTTCCATGTATAACCCAATCTCGTGGATTTTCTGCTAATCTTGTTTGGTCTCTTCTCTCACGTCAAGATTTATAA
- the purU gene encoding formyltetrahydrofolate deformylase → MTSPTATLLISCPDRRGLVAKFANFIYSNGGNIIHADQHTDFAAGLFLTRIEWQLDGFNLPREFIAPAFNAIAQPLGAKWEIRFSDTVPRIAVWVSRQDHCLFDLIWRQRAKEFIAEIPLIISNHSNLKVVAEQFNIDFQHIAINKDNKSEQETQQLELLRQYKIDLVVLAKYMQIVSADFISQFPQIINIHHSFLPAFIGANPYHRAFERGVKIIGATAHYATADLDAGPIIEQDVVRVSHRDEVDDLVRKGKDLERIVLARAVRSHLQNRVLVYGNRTVVFE, encoded by the coding sequence ATGACAAGTCCGACAGCAACATTGCTAATTTCTTGCCCCGATCGACGAGGATTAGTGGCGAAATTTGCCAATTTTATCTATTCTAACGGTGGTAATATTATTCATGCAGATCAGCACACAGATTTTGCTGCTGGATTATTCCTCACGCGCATTGAATGGCAGTTAGATGGGTTCAATTTACCGCGAGAATTTATTGCCCCCGCATTTAATGCGATCGCACAACCATTAGGTGCTAAGTGGGAAATACGTTTTTCTGATACAGTACCACGCATTGCTGTTTGGGTAAGTCGCCAAGACCATTGTCTATTTGATTTAATTTGGCGACAACGCGCCAAAGAATTTATTGCTGAAATTCCTTTAATTATTAGCAACCATTCTAATTTAAAGGTAGTGGCAGAGCAATTTAATATTGACTTTCAGCATATTGCTATCAATAAAGACAATAAATCAGAACAAGAAACTCAACAGCTAGAATTACTCCGCCAGTACAAAATAGATTTAGTTGTATTGGCAAAATATATGCAGATTGTCAGTGCAGATTTTATTAGTCAATTTCCGCAAATTATTAATATACATCATTCATTTTTACCAGCTTTTATCGGTGCAAATCCTTATCACCGAGCTTTTGAACGTGGTGTGAAAATTATTGGTGCAACAGCGCATTATGCCACTGCTGATTTAGATGCAGGCCCAATTATTGAACAAGATGTGGTGCGAGTTAGTCACCGTGATGAAGTTGATGATTTGGTGAGAAAAGGCAAAGATTTGGAGAGAATTGTATTAGCAAGAGCAGTGCGATCGCACTTACAAAATCGTGTATTAGTATATGGAAATAGAACAGTAGTATTCGAGTGA
- a CDS encoding DUF4340 domain-containing protein codes for MKLPRTTLILILLALGLGTFVYFYEIRGATQREEIKGQKQKIFSFGKDDVQSLTVKTKKLTLNLERSPESSSKPNWLIKSPISGPANDAIVSYLMDLLVKDNSDTILSTPVKQLGEFALDQPQATINITLKNRQRHKLILGKSNFNGRFLYAQADPAIKPDGNINVLLVSTDFANAVNRELSEWKQPVDNSQKLPPLIIPKPSPTNSK; via the coding sequence ATGAAATTGCCGCGAACGACTTTAATTTTGATACTACTAGCGCTAGGTTTAGGTACTTTTGTTTACTTTTATGAAATTCGAGGTGCAACTCAGCGAGAAGAAATCAAAGGGCAAAAACAGAAAATTTTCTCTTTTGGAAAAGATGATGTGCAGTCTCTAACAGTCAAGACAAAAAAACTTACTCTGAATCTGGAACGCAGCCCTGAATCTTCTAGTAAGCCCAATTGGTTAATAAAATCTCCGATATCGGGCCCAGCAAATGACGCTATTGTTTCTTATTTAATGGATTTGTTGGTCAAAGATAATAGCGATACGATTTTATCAACCCCAGTAAAACAGCTTGGAGAATTTGCCTTAGATCAACCCCAAGCAACTATCAATATCACCTTGAAAAACCGACAAAGGCATAAGTTGATTTTAGGTAAATCTAACTTTAACGGTCGTTTTTTGTATGCTCAAGCTGATCCTGCTATTAAACCAGATGGAAATATAAATGTGCTGTTGGTATCTACAGATTTTGCCAATGCCGTGAATCGGGAACTATCAGAGTGGAAACAACCGGTAGATAATAGTCAGAAACTTCCTCCGCTGATCATTCCTAAACCGAGTCCGACAAACAGCAAATAA
- a CDS encoding Gldg family protein gives MKIVAKKKLWKYLFWLGPFLITVGLTVGLVSEQWGLIPLVFIIAGIFISGLGIIWQSYQTNWWNRRSTQAGTNALVVTLAILAILGLINFLGTRYHLRADLTESQLFTLAPQSRELVSVLAQPVKVWVFDINQNPQDRELLENYQRQSSKFKYEYINPEARPGLAEKFGVKNYGEVYLESGDKRQLVQTINENERLSEIRLTSRLQQLTNLTTAKVYLLQGHGERQLSAGKGAMSQAVQGLGDKNFTTAPLNLAETSKVPQDAAVVIVAGPKRELFQGEVNALQQYLNRGGNLLLMIDPNTDPKLNSLLQEWGVRLDNRLAVDVSGESVVGRGPAAPLVTEYGQHPITKDFGNGNSFYPISRPLEITSVPGVEATPLLRTKPYPSSWAESDLQSEKLEFNADKDLKGPLTLGVALTRKQTPKSTSTPQVLPTPSPLPSPTTQGKTSPNSSAKTPQALPLPSPTTQSKAFPTPSSPPSPPTSSSQTTTESRLVVLGNSNFATDGLFQQQLNGDVFLNSVTWLSKQDQQPLSIRPKEPKNRRITLTTTQANLLILSSLLVLPLIGLSAAVIIWWKRR, from the coding sequence ATGAAGATAGTTGCAAAAAAGAAACTTTGGAAATATCTGTTTTGGTTAGGCCCATTCCTAATTACTGTCGGCTTAACAGTTGGATTAGTTTCTGAACAGTGGGGACTAATTCCATTAGTATTTATAATTGCGGGAATTTTCATCAGTGGATTGGGGATAATATGGCAAAGCTACCAAACTAACTGGTGGAACCGTCGTTCTACCCAAGCAGGGACTAATGCTTTAGTGGTGACTCTGGCAATATTAGCAATTTTGGGATTGATTAATTTTTTGGGAACTCGCTATCATCTGCGGGCAGACTTAACAGAATCTCAATTATTTACCCTTGCGCCCCAGTCACGGGAATTAGTAAGCGTTTTAGCACAGCCAGTTAAAGTGTGGGTGTTTGATATTAACCAGAATCCCCAAGACCGAGAACTGCTAGAAAATTATCAGCGGCAAAGCTCAAAATTTAAATATGAATACATCAACCCCGAAGCTAGACCAGGACTTGCAGAAAAGTTTGGCGTCAAAAATTATGGGGAAGTTTACCTAGAATCTGGGGATAAACGGCAATTAGTACAGACAATAAATGAAAATGAGCGTCTATCGGAAATCAGATTAACTAGTCGCCTGCAACAACTAACAAATTTAACCACAGCCAAAGTTTACTTACTGCAAGGTCATGGCGAACGCCAACTTTCAGCTGGTAAAGGTGCAATGTCACAAGCAGTTCAAGGATTAGGCGACAAAAATTTCACAACAGCACCGCTGAATCTAGCAGAAACCTCGAAAGTTCCTCAAGATGCAGCTGTCGTCATCGTAGCTGGCCCCAAGCGAGAGTTATTTCAGGGCGAAGTCAACGCCTTGCAACAATATCTGAATCGAGGCGGTAATTTACTGCTGATGATTGATCCTAATACCGATCCTAAACTTAATAGCTTGCTACAAGAGTGGGGCGTTCGTCTGGATAATCGTTTAGCCGTAGATGTTTCTGGAGAAAGCGTCGTGGGACGTGGCCCTGCGGCCCCCTTAGTAACAGAATACGGCCAACATCCAATTACCAAAGATTTCGGTAACGGTAACTCTTTTTATCCGATTTCCCGACCACTGGAAATTACCTCTGTACCTGGTGTTGAAGCTACTCCTTTGCTGCGAACCAAACCCTATCCCAGCAGTTGGGCAGAAAGCGATCTCCAAAGCGAAAAATTAGAGTTTAATGCAGATAAAGACCTTAAAGGGCCTCTGACTTTGGGTGTTGCCTTAACCAGAAAACAAACACCCAAATCTACTTCTACTCCCCAAGTCTTACCTACACCTTCACCTCTACCATCACCAACCACCCAAGGCAAAACTAGCCCTAATTCTTCTGCCAAAACTCCGCAAGCTTTACCACTTCCATCACCAACCACCCAAAGCAAGGCTTTCCCCACTCCCTCATCTCCCCCATCTCCCCCTACTTCCTCATCTCAAACAACCACTGAATCGCGGTTAGTGGTTTTAGGAAATTCTAATTTCGCCACCGATGGCTTGTTTCAACAGCAACTAAACGGAGATGTATTCCTCAATTCAGTTACTTGGCTGAGTAAACAAGACCAGCAACCTCTTTCTATTCGTCCTAAAGAACCGAAAAACCGTCGGATAACCCTGACAACGACCCAAGCGAATCTTTTAATATTGTCGTCTTTGTTAGTTTTACCTTTAATTGGGTTATCGGCAGCAGTTATTATCTGGTGGAAACGACGGTAA
- a CDS encoding four helix bundle protein produces MPTKRFQELQVYKLSEQLADEIWKIVEGWNFFAKDTIGKQIVRSADSIGANIAEGLGRGSFQDNRRFIKIARGSLNETQHWLRRAYTRNLLTNEQINATKTIINELAPKLNSYLN; encoded by the coding sequence ATGCCAACAAAGCGTTTCCAAGAATTACAAGTTTATAAATTATCAGAACAATTAGCGGATGAAATTTGGAAAATTGTTGAGGGATGGAATTTTTTTGCAAAAGATACGATTGGTAAACAGATTGTACGTTCAGCTGATAGTATTGGTGCCAATATAGCGGAAGGTTTAGGAAGAGGTAGTTTTCAAGATAATAGACGTTTTATAAAAATAGCAAGAGGCTCTTTGAATGAAACTCAACATTGGTTAAGACGAGCTTACACTCGCAACCTTTTAACTAACGAACAGATAAATGCAACCAAAACAATCATTAACGAACTAGCGCCCAAATTAAACTCCTACCTAAACTAA
- a CDS encoding ABC transporter permease, with protein MGIVLSNIIAIYRRELQSYFVSPLAYAIAGIFWFLAGLFFVMILLGPDGILVGVAAMDAQGQQLGVPVPPIDVPYEFVRIFLERMEWLLLFILPILSMGLYAEERKRGTLELLATSPITNWAVAVGKLLGVLTFLTTMVLPMIVFEAIAISASNPPMSPSIPLLGNFGLILLAAAILSIGMFISSLTDSTILSAVLTFAVILLLLLIDLIGKIVPGPVGEALGYLSLLKHYSTLIQGIVDTSTLVLFASYIFLGIFLTAQSIDALRFQRR; from the coding sequence ATGGGTATAGTGCTGAGTAATATTATTGCCATTTATCGCCGAGAGTTACAGAGTTATTTTGTATCGCCTTTAGCTTATGCGATCGCAGGCATATTTTGGTTCCTTGCCGGGTTATTCTTCGTGATGATTTTGCTAGGGCCAGATGGCATTTTGGTAGGAGTGGCGGCAATGGATGCACAAGGGCAACAATTGGGAGTACCAGTACCGCCCATAGATGTCCCCTACGAATTTGTCCGAATATTTTTGGAACGTATGGAGTGGCTATTGTTGTTTATTCTGCCCATCCTCTCAATGGGACTCTATGCAGAAGAACGTAAGCGGGGCACTTTAGAACTGTTAGCCACCTCACCAATCACCAATTGGGCGGTAGCTGTGGGTAAATTATTAGGCGTACTAACATTTCTGACCACAATGGTTTTACCCATGATAGTGTTTGAAGCGATCGCCATCAGCGCCTCAAATCCACCAATGTCGCCCTCAATTCCCTTGCTGGGTAATTTTGGATTAATCTTGCTAGCAGCAGCAATTTTATCTATCGGAATGTTTATTTCCTCATTAACAGACAGCACAATTCTGTCTGCCGTTCTCACCTTTGCAGTCATTTTATTATTGTTATTGATTGATTTAATCGGCAAAATTGTCCCTGGCCCCGTAGGCGAAGCTTTAGGTTATCTATCGTTGCTGAAACATTACAGCACCTTAATTCAAGGGATTGTCGATACCAGCACCTTGGTTTTATTCGCCAGTTACATTTTTTTAGGCATCTTTCTCACCGCTCAATCAATTGATGCACTGCGCTTTCAAAGGCGATAG
- a CDS encoding ABC transporter ATP-binding protein: protein MIEVEHLSKIYGSTPAITDVTFSVEPGEILGLLGPNGAGKTTTMRILAGYLPATNGNARIAGYDVHENSLAVRQRIGYLPETPPLYPDMTVEGFLDFVARIKGVPGGDRPNKITAAIERCNLEDKRRVIIRKLSKGYRQRVGIAQAIVHDPPAIILDEPTVGLDPRQIIEVRNLIKSLAGTHTIILSTHILPEVSMTCSRVAIINRGKVVATNTPENLMTQLTGGSGYELEIEGEAALAKQVLQKVAGVSLIESIPTAGIHGHQPQENRAYLRVISQPGKEPGKDIATTLVRAGFGLHELRRVNATLEDVFLQLTTEEKNFDPEVDLAADKEGEAA from the coding sequence ATGATCGAAGTTGAACATCTGAGTAAAATATACGGCTCTACCCCAGCGATTACTGATGTCACCTTTAGCGTCGAACCTGGGGAAATTTTAGGGTTGTTAGGCCCCAATGGGGCTGGAAAAACCACAACCATGCGGATTCTGGCTGGTTATTTACCAGCAACCAATGGCAATGCCCGAATTGCTGGTTATGATGTCCATGAAAATTCTCTGGCTGTGCGCCAACGCATTGGTTATTTACCAGAAACACCGCCGTTATATCCAGATATGACGGTGGAGGGATTTTTGGATTTTGTCGCCCGAATTAAGGGAGTTCCGGGAGGCGATCGCCCCAACAAGATAACAGCCGCCATCGAACGCTGCAACTTAGAAGATAAGCGGCGAGTGATTATCCGCAAACTCTCTAAAGGATACCGTCAAAGGGTAGGAATTGCTCAAGCGATCGTCCACGATCCCCCAGCAATCATCTTGGATGAACCCACCGTTGGACTCGATCCTCGACAAATAATTGAGGTGCGGAATTTAATTAAAAGCCTCGCTGGTACGCACACAATTATTCTTTCCACGCACATTCTGCCAGAAGTGAGTATGACTTGCAGCCGCGTCGCCATCATCAATCGCGGTAAAGTTGTGGCAACTAATACACCAGAAAACCTAATGACTCAGTTGACAGGTGGTTCTGGGTATGAGTTGGAAATAGAAGGAGAAGCTGCTCTCGCGAAACAGGTATTGCAAAAAGTTGCGGGTGTGAGTCTGATAGAATCAATTCCCACAGCCGGAATCCACGGCCATCAACCCCAAGAAAATCGCGCTTACCTGCGGGTAATATCGCAACCAGGAAAAGAACCAGGAAAGGATATTGCCACAACATTAGTGCGTGCAGGATTCGGTTTACATGAGCTGCGGCGGGTTAACGCCACCTTAGAAGACGTGTTCTTGCAACTGACCACAGAAGAAAAGAATTTCGATCCTGAGGTAGACTTAGCAGCAGACAAAGAAGGAGAGGCAGCCTAA